The genomic stretch TCACCGTTCCCCGGGGCAGAAGAACACGTGACGGCCGGCCGGGCCGTGGTGGCGCTGACGGCGGCGATCGTGATCCTGCCGTTCCTCGCGCTCGGTGTCGCGATCTTCCTGGCGTGGGGGCAGGGAGTCGCGTTCACCGATCTGCTGCTGGCGGCGGGCTTCTACGTGGTGACCGGGCTGGGCGTGACGGTCGGGTTCCACCGGCTGCTCACCCATGCCTCCTTCACCGCCCGGCCATGGCTGCGCGTGGCCCTGGCCATCGCCGGGTCGATGAGCTTCCAAGGCAACCTCATCGGCTGGGTCGCCACCCACCGCCGCCACCACGCCTTCACCGACCAGCCGGGCGACCCGCACTCTCCCTACCGGTACGGCACCGGCCTGCGCGGGCAGCTTCGGGGGCTTGCCCACGCCCACACCGGCTGGCTGTTCACCGACGACCGAACACCGGCCGAACGCTACGCCCCAGACCTGCTCGCCGACCCCGCCATGACCCGGATCACCCGCGCCTTCCCCGCGCTGTGCACGCTGTCACTGGCGCTGCCGTTCCTCGCCGGCTGGGCGATCACCAGCACCCTGTACGGCGGCCTCACCGCCTTCCTGTGGGCCGGATTGATCCGCATCGCGCTGCTCCAGCACATCACCTGGAGCGTCAACTCCCTCTGCCACCTCATCGGCAGCAGACCCTTCAAAACCCGCCGCCACGACCGCTCCACCAACCTGTGGCCACTGGCCCTGCTGTCCTTCGGCGAAAGCTGGCACAACGGCCACCACAGCGAACCCACCTGCGCCCGCCACGGCCTCGAACACGGCCAAACCGACCCAGCCGCCGCCGCGATCCGCCTGTTCGAACGACTGGGCTGGGCCAGCGACGTGCACTGGCCCGACCCCGACCGCATCCAACGCCGCCGCACCACCCTGCCATCACAAGCCCGCGCACCCGGCGCAGACTGACCGATGCCCCTGTCCCATCGCCATCAGGCTGACTGTCCCAGTTGGCCTAATGGCGGGCCCAGACTCCATGACGAGTACGCCGCAGTAGAAGCGGTGGTTCTGCCCCCTGCATCGAGGCCCGGAGCGTCAGATCTGGCTGCGTAGCCGCATCGGCAGCGCTCGGTCCTGCCGAGCAGGTTCTGCGTCACGTCTCGTCATCGAGGTTGCCACGCGCAGCGGCGTCGAGGAGGTGGGCTCCCGCGTCGTGCAGGGTGATGCCGGAGCCGCCCCGCGCATCTTGGGGCATCCACTCGTTCGCCGCGGCGATCGCCGTGAAGCGGGTATCGCGGGTGGGACCGTCGCCGACGAGGTGGCCGCACAGGTGGCCCGCGCGGTCGTACACGGCCCAACGCCCTGCGCCCACCTGCGGCATCGCGTTCGGGTTGTCTTTGAGCCACTGTGCGTTGGCCGCGTGTTCGGCCCGCTCGTCGGTCCCACTTTGCCGGGCGGGTGCCTCGCCTGCATGGTCATCGGTTTTGCGAGCACTACTCATGTTGTGTCTCGCTCTCACATAGTGCGTCGACCGGCACACGCCGCTGGGCGGCTGCGCCACAAGAACGCCCGGAGCCTGAGTGGCCCGGATTCACGATCGTACCGGTTCCGTCCCCGCGTACACGATCTGCGGGAGGCCGCTTGAGCGCCCACACGCGCCAGTTCACTGCCCGGCAGCCGTGACCGAACGGCCGTCGTCGACCTCGGCCGGCTCACGCCACCAGCGGCGCAATGCCTCACTGGTAAAGATGTCGATCTCGCCCGACAGATGAACGGTGGTGGGAGCCGATGGCCCCGCCACGCCCAGAGGCGATGCGTCGATGATGGTCATGAAATCTCCGATCGGAGGAGTGAGGAACGGACGCGCACGCGTCGCCCAGGAGCCGCGCACCGCAGGGCGGCCTGGAGGCCGAGGACACGCATGCCGACCTGCCCGCCGCGGTGTGTGCGCTCTCGTTCCGTGGATTTCGCGATCGGATCGGCCGGCCACCGATGAATTCGACGACCGGGCCGGGTCTACCCCTGTGCACTGCAAGCTGCGCACATGATCAGTGAGGGACCATGAGCACAAACGCGCTACCACCCGTCGTCGACGCTGACACCTGGCAGCGTCAGCTCGAAGCACTGCGTGCCCGGGAGAAGGCCGCGACCCGGGAACTCGACGCCATCGCCGCCCAGCGCCGCCGCATGCCAATGGTGAGGATGCCGGACTACACCCTCGAGGGCGAGGACGGACCGGTTCGGCTGGCGGAAATCTTCGAAGGCAGGAGGCAGTTGATCGTCTACAACCACATGTGGTTCCCTGGCAAGGAGTGGCAGTGCCCGGGCTGCACCGGGTTCACCTCGCAGTTCACCCGGCTGGACTTCCTGGACAACCACGATGCCCGATTCGTCATCGTCACCCAGGGTCCGATCGACGAAGCACTCGCCTACAAGCGGCGGGTCGGGAACAAGATGGCCTGGTATTCCACCGCGAACAGCCCGTTCGGCACCGACGTCGGCGCGCCGCCCGGCGGAGGCTTCGCCGTCAACGTGTTCCTGCGCGATGGCGACACCGTGTATCGCACCTGGCACACCAACGGCCGGGGCACCGAGCAGCTCAGCCACACCTTCGCGCTGATCGACCTGCTGCCGTACGGGCGGCAGGAGGAGTGGCAGGACTCGCCCGACGGCTGGCCGCAGTCGCCCACCTACAGCCGGTGGGCCACCTCCAAGGACATCGCCGCGCTCTACGGCCCGGATACCGCCTAGGGACCTTTGTTTGGCTCATCGAGCGGACCAGAGGAAGATGCCCGCAATGGGCTCTGGGAGCGCATGTTCCCCGGTCACCTCGACCGGCATCCGGCCAAGCGCCGTCCGTAACGCACCGCCGCCCGCTCCCGCGGATCGGTCCCAGACCGGTGACCGCCGTAGGGGCTGGCGACTCATGCCACACGCAGCAACTGCTCCGGCGTCCGGACCAGGTCCACGATGGAGTCGTGGATCCTGTGCTGGTACGGCCGGCGCGAGCCGTACCCGATGGAGGCCGCGACGTTGCTGCCCGCCAGCATGCCTTGGCGCAAGGCATGCTGCCCGCTCATCGGGGTGATCTTGCCGGGCCTGGTGAGGTCGGGCACGGCGGCCACGTCGCCGCAGGCGTAGATCTCGGGATGGCCGGGCACGGCGAGGTGCTCGTCCACCCTGATCCTGCCCTGCTCGGCCGCCAGTCCGAGGTTGGTCACGAGTGGATCGGGGCGGACCCCGAAGCTCCACACGATCGTGCGGGTGGGGATGAACTCGCCGTCGGTGAGCCGCAGCCCCCGGGAGGTGACCTGACCGAGCGAGGTCCGCGTCCGGACCTCCACGCCCCGCGACCGCAGCATCCGTGCCGTGGTCCTGGACAGGCGGTGCCGCATGTCAGGCAGCAGCCACTCGGCGGGATCGGCCAGGATCCAGCGGATCGGCTGCTCCCGTAACCGCGGGTCGCGGCCGGCGATCGACTGGGACAGCGCCTGCCCGGCCGAGGCCGCCGCCGTACCCGCGTATCCCGCGCCGAGCACGACGAACGTGCAGTGCGCCGCGCGTTCGAAGGGATCGGTGCTCGCGGCGGCCAGGGAAAGCTGCCGGTGGATGTGATCGCGCAGATGGAGGGCCTGGCCGACGTTGTGGAAGCCGACGCTGTGCGCCGAGACCGCGGAGACCTGGGCGACTTCGCTCACGCCTCCTGCCGCGACGATCAGCCGGTCGTAGTCCAGCACGCCGCCGTCGTACAGCACGCGCTGGGCGTGGGCGTCGATGTGGGTGACCGTGCCGAGCACCACCCGCACACCCGGCAGCGTCTCGGCCAGCGGCACGCTCACCCGATCCGGGCTGAGGACGCCCATCATCACCTGCGGGAGCAGCTCCGGATGCAGCGCGACACCGGTCGGGTTGACCAGCACGATCTCCGCGCCGTCTCCCACCCTGCGCGACAGGGTACGCGCCGCCTGGTATCCGGCGACCCCGGCTCCGACGATCACAACCTGTGGCCTGTTCGGTGTCACTGTCATCTCCCCGAGGTGATCGCCGGCTCCCGGCGCTCTTGCTGCACCGGCGCCAGCCGTTCGTGGAACCCGCCGTCCGGGGACCGCATGATGATCCCGGTCTCCACTCCGTGCTCGGCCACGTGGTGGTCGGTCTGCTGAAGTGCGAGGCAGATCCACCGGGTGATGACGAAGGCGATGAGGGGACCGATGACCACGGCGAACCTGAAGAAGATCGTCACAGCATCGACGGTGAGGTGGAACTGGTGGGCGATCTGGTCGTTGGCCGCGGCCGCCCACAGCAGGCCGTAGAACGTGACTCCGGCGACCGCGATGGCCGTCTTCACCGGCGTCTCGCGTGGCCGATCGAGCAGGTCACGCGCGAGCGTCTCGCGGGCCATGCGACTCGTGGTCTTGGGCCGGCCCAGCACGTCGCGGCGGCTGCGTCGCGAGAGGAGGAAGCGCTCGGCCATCGGGTACGCGGCCAGGGCGGTGAAGAAGACCCCGGGTATCACCAGTGTGGGAACGAGGACCGCGAGGCTGAGCGTGTAGTCCCCGAGGGTGAGCTCCCACGCGGGCATGATCCGGAGAGCGCCGTCGAGGAACCCCATGTACCAGTCGGGAACCGAGCCCGCTGAGATATGCGTCGGCTTGGCAGGGCCGTACAGCCATATAGGGGCAATCTGGAACCCGAACCCGAGAATGATCAGCATGCCGATCGTCGCGAGCGCCATCGTCGGGCGCGCGCTCCGCTGCGCCGGCAGCGAGGCGATGAACCGGGAGTGGCCGTGCCGCCGCACCAGCAGTTCACGGGCGATCAGCAGCGCGGCAATGATGGCCGAGACCAGCAGGTGCCCCCCGTACATGACCGGAATGACCCGGTCACCGGGGAAGTCCGGGCCGAACAGGACCGACAGCGCCCAGGTGCCCACCACGGGGATGGACTGCACGACCGACATGATCAGCCAGAGGCTCCCACCCGACAGCATGTCGTCAGGCAGGGCGTTGCCGGTTTCGCCGGCGGCCATGCCCAGCGCCAGCAGCGTGACCCAGATCAGCCACTGCCCGGTGCGCGGGCGGCGGAACGCGCCGGTGAGGAACATACGCAGCAGCTGCAACACGACGGCCGCCACGAAGACGAGCGCCGCCCAGTGGTGCATCTGGCGGATGAGCAGTCCGCCGCGCACCTCCAGGCTCAGATGCATGGTCGAGTCGAAGGCCTCGCTGACGAAGAGCCCGCGCAGCGGGCCGTACGAGCCGTCATAGGTGACCTGGGACATGCTGGGGTTGTAGAACACCATCAGCACCGCCCCGGTCACCGCCAGAACGACGAACGACCAGACGGCGATTTCGGCGAACATGAACGACCAGTGGGAGAACTGAAACGAGCGGCGTTTGGCCAACAACGAACGCATTTGGCGCCCCCTAACGTTGCCTCACTCACATGACGGAATCGGGCCGGGGAGTGTGACAACGATGAGGCGTTGGTGACGGTGATTCGCGTCACTACCGTCGGGTCCTTTGCCGGGGCTGATGCGACCTCGCCTTGTCACCAGCGGCCGCGCCCATCGGCGTGCGAGCCGGGCGGGCGGCGGGAACCGGCACGCTGGAGCGCGCTATGTGCCACGCCGGACAGGAGCGAGATGACCGCGACGCCCACGGCGAGGTTGATGACAGCGGCGGTGATCTTGCTGTCCAGCAGGGCGTCCCGGGTCAACGGGCCGATGACCGCCCCCAGGGTGCCCAGCGCCGCGATGCAGCCGAAGAACGAGAACGGGCTGGGGACCGCGATGAGCAGCAGGTGCAGCAGCGCCGTGGCCAGGAAGGCGGCCGCTGCGGCGGACACCGCATAGGTGATGGTGGTGGAGTCGCCGAAAACCCCGGCGCGCTCCGGAGCCAGCACCGGGATGCCCAGCACTCCTCGAGTGAACAGCACGCCGACCAGCACGATGAGGGCCGCCACCAGGGCGGTGGCCGCGCCCCCCGTCCACATCAGCCGTGCGTCCGGCCAGATGGGCCTGGGGGCGTAGTCGACGCCGTTGCCGTCGATGCCGTTGGTGGGGTCGGGCATGGTCATCGGGGTCTCCTTCCACAGGTCACGTGGCCGACACGGCTTCACGGCTCGTTTCGGCGGCGCAGGCTAGTCCTCGCGGCGCGGGGAGAAGGTGGTCGTCGCGCCCGCCGCCCTCGGCACCGCCGTGCCGGGGATCGCGGACAACGGGCGGGCCACCGCCTCCAGCGGCCGGCGTTCGGCGCGGACCCCGAGCAGGATCTCGACGACACCACCGACCACCATGACGGCGCCGCCGATGAGGTAGCCGGCGAACAGCCGGGACGGGTCGGAACCGGTGCCGATGAGGTGCCCGTACAGCACGGGCCCCACCGCGCCGAAGCACTGCGCGATGGCGAAGAACACCGCGATCGCCTGGCCCCGCACCTCGAGCGGGAAGATCTCGCTGACCGACAGGTAGGCGGCGCTGGCGCCGGCCGACGCGAAGAAGAAGATCACGCACCATGCCGCGGTCTGGGTGGCCGCGGTCAGGACGCCGTGGTCGAAGAGGACGGCGGTGATCGCGAGCAGCACGCCGGACACGAGGTAGGTGCCGGCGATCATTTGCTTGCGGCCGATGGTGTCGAACAGCCGGCCGATGGTGAGCGGGCCGAGCAGGTTCCCCGCCGCGAACCCGATCAGGTAGATCGGCGCGTCAGTGGCGCGCACCCCGTAGAAGTGGGTCAGCACCAGCGCGTACGTGAAGAAGATCGCGTTGTACAGGAACGACTGGGTGATCATCAAGGTGGCGCCCAGCACGGAGCGCCGCCAGTGATCGACAAACAGCACCCGCAGCAGGGCACGGTAGCCGACCGGCTTCGGCCTGACCTCAATCGCGCCGCTGTCGTCCACCGGCGGCAGGCCGCGGGGCATGCCGGCCTGTGCCTCGATGGCGGCCATGGTGCGCTCCGCCTCCGCCGTGCGGCCGTGCATGAGCAGCCAGCGAGGGCTTTCCGGCAGGTTGCGCCGCACGTACACCACGACGACCGCGAGGACAGGGCCGAGCAGGAACGCCAGCCGCCAGCCCATCGCGGGGGACAGCGAATGCAGGAGCACCAGCGTGCCGAGGGTGCCGAGGATGGCGCCGGCCCAGTAGGTTCCGTTGACGCCGATGTCGACCCGGCCCCGGTACGTGGCGGGAATCATCTCGTCGATCGCCGAGTTGATCGCGGCGTACTCACCGCCGATGCCCATGCCCGCGATGAAGCGGGTGGCGAACAGGTAGAGGATCCAGCCGGTGCCGTGCCCCAGCGTGAACGCGGTCAGACCGCTGCCGACCAGGTACACCAGCAACGTCACGGTGAACAGGTTGCGACGGCCCAGCCGGTCCGACAGCCGTCCGAAGACCAGGGCGCCCACCACTTCGCCGACAAGGTAGACGGTCGCGATGGCCCCGACGGCGGTCGCCGACATGTCCAGCGTGCCGGGCTGGCTCAACACCCCCGTCACCGAGCTGGCAATGGTGATCTCCAGACCGTCGAGCACCCATGCCACGCCGAGCGCCACCACGAGCCGGGTGTGGAACGACGTCCACGGCAATCGATCCAGTCGCGCCGGAACCAGGCTGCGGATCACTCCGGATGAAGCATCAGCCGTCGCTGTCATGATGTGACTCCTCTACGGCTTCACGCGACCGTCCGTGCCGGTCGCCCAGACGTCACCAATCCCAGCAAGCGAGGCGGAAGGAGTCGTCACCGCCAGCACCCAACTTCCGCTACCGGATGGCCTGACCGCCCGGATACCTGCTGGCGGGAATGCCCGGCGCGCGGTGCGGTGGCAGCGTGAGAACCGTGGAGTTGCACTGCCTGATCGTCGACGACAGCCGGCGGTTCCTGCAGGCCGCGTGCCGGCTGCTGGAGCTGCAGGGCGTCCGGGTCGTCGGCGTGGCCAGCACCGGGTCCGAGGCGGGGGCGCTGGTCTCGGCGTTGCGGCCCGACGTGGCGCTGGTCGACATCGGGCTGGGTGAGGAGAGCGGCTTCGACGTTGCGGACCGGCTGGACGGCGTCCCGGTCATCATGATCTCGGCCCGGGACGCGGACGACCTAGTGCACCTGGTCGAGGCGAGCCGTGCGATCGGGTTCCTGTCCAAGTCCGGGCTGTCCGGGCCGGCCATCCGTGAACTGCTCAGCGCGCATCGAGGAACGTGAGGACGGCCAGCACCCGCCGGTGGTCGTCGTCGGCCTCGGTCAGCCCCAGCTTGGTGAGGATGCTGCGTACGTGCTTCTCCACCGTGCCCTCGGTCACCCACAACCGACGTGCGATGCCGGCGTTGGAGCGGCCCTCGGCCATCAGAGCCAGCACCTCTCGCTCCCTGGCGCTGAGCACGTCCAGCGGGTCGTCGCGGCGCCGGGCCGACACGAGCTCTTGGACGAGGGCCGGGTCGACGACCGAGCCGCCCCTGGCGATGCGCCGTACTGTGTCGACGAACTCCTCCACGTCGGTGACCCGGCTCTTGAGCAGGTAACCGATGCCGCCGCCGCTGGCCAGCAAGCGCATGGCGTGCTCGGCTTCGGCGTGCGCGGACAGCAC from Nonomuraea polychroma encodes the following:
- a CDS encoding response regulator, whose translation is MTSTGVVLADDDVLLREGLASLLQRSGLDVVGQAGDGEQLLELVREAQPALAIVDIRMPPTNTVEGLQAAAKIREEHPEVGILVLSAHAEAEHAMRLLASGGGIGYLLKSRVTDVEEFVDTVRRIARGGSVVDPALVQELVSARRRDDPLDVLSAREREVLALMAEGRSNAGIARRLWVTEGTVEKHVRSILTKLGLTEADDDHRRVLAVLTFLDAR
- a CDS encoding DUF899 domain-containing protein, with amino-acid sequence MSTNALPPVVDADTWQRQLEALRAREKAATRELDAIAAQRRRMPMVRMPDYTLEGEDGPVRLAEIFEGRRQLIVYNHMWFPGKEWQCPGCTGFTSQFTRLDFLDNHDARFVIVTQGPIDEALAYKRRVGNKMAWYSTANSPFGTDVGAPPGGGFAVNVFLRDGDTVYRTWHTNGRGTEQLSHTFALIDLLPYGRQEEWQDSPDGWPQSPTYSRWATSKDIAALYGPDTA
- a CDS encoding response regulator; translation: MRTVELHCLIVDDSRRFLQAACRLLELQGVRVVGVASTGSEAGALVSALRPDVALVDIGLGEESGFDVADRLDGVPVIMISARDADDLVHLVEASRAIGFLSKSGLSGPAIRELLSAHRGT
- a CDS encoding MFS transporter, giving the protein MTATADASSGVIRSLVPARLDRLPWTSFHTRLVVALGVAWVLDGLEITIASSVTGVLSQPGTLDMSATAVGAIATVYLVGEVVGALVFGRLSDRLGRRNLFTVTLLVYLVGSGLTAFTLGHGTGWILYLFATRFIAGMGIGGEYAAINSAIDEMIPATYRGRVDIGVNGTYWAGAILGTLGTLVLLHSLSPAMGWRLAFLLGPVLAVVVVYVRRNLPESPRWLLMHGRTAEAERTMAAIEAQAGMPRGLPPVDDSGAIEVRPKPVGYRALLRVLFVDHWRRSVLGATLMITQSFLYNAIFFTYALVLTHFYGVRATDAPIYLIGFAAGNLLGPLTIGRLFDTIGRKQMIAGTYLVSGVLLAITAVLFDHGVLTAATQTAAWCVIFFFASAGASAAYLSVSEIFPLEVRGQAIAVFFAIAQCFGAVGPVLYGHLIGTGSDPSRLFAGYLIGGAVMVVGGVVEILLGVRAERRPLEAVARPLSAIPGTAVPRAAGATTTFSPRRED
- a CDS encoding acyl-CoA desaturase, which gives rise to MTISVQQVERRQDYDGTSPFPGAEEHVTAGRAVVALTAAIVILPFLALGVAIFLAWGQGVAFTDLLLAAGFYVVTGLGVTVGFHRLLTHASFTARPWLRVALAIAGSMSFQGNLIGWVATHRRHHAFTDQPGDPHSPYRYGTGLRGQLRGLAHAHTGWLFTDDRTPAERYAPDLLADPAMTRITRAFPALCTLSLALPFLAGWAITSTLYGGLTAFLWAGLIRIALLQHITWSVNSLCHLIGSRPFKTRRHDRSTNLWPLALLSFGESWHNGHHSEPTCARHGLEHGQTDPAAAAIRLFERLGWASDVHWPDPDRIQRRRTTLPSQARAPGAD
- a CDS encoding DUF6069 family protein, with the protein product MTMPDPTNGIDGNGVDYAPRPIWPDARLMWTGGAATALVAALIVLVGVLFTRGVLGIPVLAPERAGVFGDSTTITYAVSAAAAAFLATALLHLLLIAVPSPFSFFGCIAALGTLGAVIGPLTRDALLDSKITAAVINLAVGVAVISLLSGVAHSALQRAGSRRPPGSHADGRGRW
- a CDS encoding cytochrome b, whose amino-acid sequence is MRSLLAKRRSFQFSHWSFMFAEIAVWSFVVLAVTGAVLMVFYNPSMSQVTYDGSYGPLRGLFVSEAFDSTMHLSLEVRGGLLIRQMHHWAALVFVAAVVLQLLRMFLTGAFRRPRTGQWLIWVTLLALGMAAGETGNALPDDMLSGGSLWLIMSVVQSIPVVGTWALSVLFGPDFPGDRVIPVMYGGHLLVSAIIAALLIARELLVRRHGHSRFIASLPAQRSARPTMALATIGMLIILGFGFQIAPIWLYGPAKPTHISAGSVPDWYMGFLDGALRIMPAWELTLGDYTLSLAVLVPTLVIPGVFFTALAAYPMAERFLLSRRSRRDVLGRPKTTSRMARETLARDLLDRPRETPVKTAIAVAGVTFYGLLWAAAANDQIAHQFHLTVDAVTIFFRFAVVIGPLIAFVITRWICLALQQTDHHVAEHGVETGIIMRSPDGGFHERLAPVQQERREPAITSGR
- a CDS encoding NAD(P)/FAD-dependent oxidoreductase — its product is MTVTPNRPQVVIVGAGVAGYQAARTLSRRVGDGAEIVLVNPTGVALHPELLPQVMMGVLSPDRVSVPLAETLPGVRVVLGTVTHIDAHAQRVLYDGGVLDYDRLIVAAGGVSEVAQVSAVSAHSVGFHNVGQALHLRDHIHRQLSLAAASTDPFERAAHCTFVVLGAGYAGTAAASAGQALSQSIAGRDPRLREQPIRWILADPAEWLLPDMRHRLSRTTARMLRSRGVEVRTRTSLGQVTSRGLRLTDGEFIPTRTIVWSFGVRPDPLVTNLGLAAEQGRIRVDEHLAVPGHPEIYACGDVAAVPDLTRPGKITPMSGQHALRQGMLAGSNVAASIGYGSRRPYQHRIHDSIVDLVRTPEQLLRVA